A window from Aeromonas rivipollensis encodes these proteins:
- the gltX gene encoding glutamate--tRNA ligase, whose translation MKVKTRFAPSPTGFLHVGGARTALYSWLFAKNQGGEFVLRIEDTDLERSTQEAIDAIIEGMEWLELNWDEGPYYQTKRFDRYNGIIDEMLADGRAYKCYCSKERLEALREGQMASGEKPRYDGKCRDAAHDHPADAPHVIRFRNPTEGSVVFDDHVRGRIEFANTELDDLIIRRTDGAPTYNFCVVVDDWDMEITHVVRGEDHINNTPRQINIYKALNAPVPEFAHVSMILGDDGAKLSKRHGAVSVMQYRDDGYLPEALLNYLVRLGWSHGDQEIFTLDEMIKLFSLDAISKSASAFNTDKLLWLNNHYMRSLDPAYVAKHLEWHMAAQNIDTSKGPALPAVVTLLAERCNTLVEMAAQSRYLFEEYEAIDEAAAKKHLRGVAAEPLALAKAKLAALDSWTTEALHELIEATAAELGQGMGKVGMPLRVAVTGLGQSPAIDAVMALVGKERVLARIDRALAYIEARMAAE comes from the coding sequence ATGAAAGTCAAAACCCGTTTTGCTCCCAGCCCGACCGGCTTTTTGCATGTCGGCGGTGCCCGTACCGCACTCTATTCCTGGTTGTTTGCAAAGAACCAGGGCGGTGAGTTCGTGCTGCGTATCGAGGATACCGACCTGGAACGTTCCACTCAGGAGGCGATCGACGCCATCATTGAGGGCATGGAATGGCTGGAGCTGAACTGGGATGAGGGCCCCTACTACCAGACCAAACGCTTCGATCGCTACAACGGCATCATCGACGAGATGCTGGCAGATGGCCGTGCCTACAAGTGCTACTGCTCCAAGGAGCGTCTGGAGGCGCTGCGCGAAGGCCAGATGGCGAGCGGCGAGAAGCCCCGCTATGACGGCAAGTGCCGGGATGCCGCCCACGATCACCCGGCCGATGCGCCCCACGTGATCCGCTTCCGCAACCCCACCGAAGGCTCGGTTGTGTTCGACGACCACGTCCGTGGCCGCATCGAGTTTGCCAACACCGAGCTCGACGATCTGATCATCCGCCGCACCGACGGCGCGCCGACCTACAACTTCTGCGTGGTGGTCGATGACTGGGACATGGAGATCACCCACGTGGTGCGTGGTGAAGACCACATCAACAACACCCCGCGCCAGATCAACATCTACAAGGCGCTGAACGCGCCTGTGCCGGAGTTTGCCCACGTCTCCATGATCCTGGGTGACGACGGCGCCAAGCTGTCCAAGCGCCACGGTGCCGTTTCTGTGATGCAGTACCGCGACGACGGCTACCTGCCGGAAGCGCTGCTGAACTATCTGGTGCGTCTGGGCTGGTCCCACGGCGATCAGGAGATCTTCACCCTGGACGAGATGATCAAGCTGTTCAGCCTGGATGCCATCTCCAAGTCCGCCTCCGCCTTCAATACCGACAAGCTGCTGTGGCTGAACAACCACTACATGCGCAGCCTGGATCCGGCTTATGTCGCCAAGCACCTGGAATGGCACATGGCCGCCCAGAACATCGACACCAGCAAGGGCCCGGCGTTGCCTGCGGTGGTCACCCTGCTGGCCGAGCGCTGCAACACCCTGGTCGAGATGGCCGCCCAGAGCCGCTATCTGTTCGAAGAGTACGAAGCCATCGACGAAGCGGCCGCCAAGAAGCACTTGCGCGGCGTGGCTGCCGAGCCGCTGGCTCTGGCCAAGGCCAAGCTGGCTGCCCTGGATAGCTGGACCACCGAAGCGCTGCACGAGCTGATCGAAGCCACTGCCGCCGAGCTGGGTCAGGGCATGGGCAAGGTCGGCATGCCGCTGCGCGTGGCCGTCACCGGTCTGGGCCAATCCCCGGCCATCGATGCCGTGATGGCGCTGGTGGGCAAGGAGCGTGTGCTGGCCCGCATCGACCGCGCCCTGGCCTATATCGAAGCGCGCATGGCAGCCGAGTAA
- a CDS encoding methyl-accepting chemotaxis protein encodes MQFRSIQNRILVLAGVAMTTALVILILLNQYSSKQTQQLTISSSRAALQQEAWQKVSANARAEAATITQLLQKGLSYTQQMASVFALQQEGKLPLDRQQATDLLKAQLGLEPQLYGAFAGFEPNGFDGQDSTFAGQSALGSDNKGRFVPYFYRDKEKIGSDLLLSIEKSDADEFGNPANDYYACPKREGRSCLIDPFKVDINGQQVLVSTITTPILVGGQFKGVAALDLAVDSISRQAQSLNSNIYDGKGETLIVSAAGVITGTSGDASLLGSRADKLLGDGWQQYLKPELQRQELDEAFRISVPIMVPGMARNWAIIVTLPYQVVLAGADELESQLTEMNRAAMTQQLIGALIVLALALATMLAIARSITGPIRQMVSLVDDIADGEGDLTKRLNTRAQDELGALARGINRFIDKLQVLLGDVQKTASEVHRHAGDTDRIAGQTDSNLQHHQAEMEQMLTAVQEMSYVSQEVATHANNTADSAKQAQGAADQGKVRFQQVIQSMHKVAAEAGKGAEVVEGLAHDSEQITSILTVIQGIADQTNLLALNAAIEAARAGEQGRGFAVVADEVRKLAGNTQQAVQNTQELIEKIRHSSANAVNAIQQSQQLTHQAVGEADLAEAALDSIFQAIATINDMTYQIASAAEEQSSVSETVSGNLSKTNALANDIAQDATNTAKASQALRQAAERLQQLLGQFRLS; translated from the coding sequence ATGCAGTTTCGCTCTATCCAGAATCGCATCCTGGTACTGGCGGGGGTCGCCATGACCACGGCCCTGGTCATCCTGATCCTGCTCAACCAATACTCGAGCAAGCAGACCCAGCAACTGACCATCAGTTCCAGTCGCGCGGCCCTGCAGCAGGAGGCGTGGCAGAAGGTAAGTGCCAACGCCCGCGCCGAGGCCGCCACCATCACCCAGTTGCTGCAAAAAGGGCTCTCCTATACCCAGCAGATGGCCAGCGTCTTCGCCCTGCAGCAGGAGGGCAAGCTGCCGCTGGATCGCCAGCAGGCCACCGACCTGCTCAAGGCGCAGCTCGGCCTGGAGCCGCAACTCTATGGCGCCTTCGCCGGCTTCGAGCCCAACGGCTTCGACGGCCAGGACAGCACCTTCGCAGGCCAGAGCGCCCTTGGCAGCGATAACAAGGGGCGCTTCGTCCCCTACTTCTATCGCGACAAGGAGAAGATTGGCTCGGATCTGCTGCTCTCCATCGAGAAGAGCGACGCGGACGAATTCGGCAATCCGGCCAACGACTACTACGCCTGCCCGAAACGGGAGGGACGCTCCTGCCTCATCGATCCCTTCAAGGTGGACATCAACGGCCAGCAGGTGCTGGTGAGCACCATCACCACCCCCATACTGGTGGGTGGCCAGTTCAAGGGGGTCGCGGCCCTGGATCTGGCGGTGGACTCCATCAGCCGCCAGGCCCAGTCCCTCAACAGCAACATCTATGACGGCAAGGGAGAGACCCTGATCGTCAGCGCCGCCGGCGTCATCACCGGCACCAGTGGCGACGCCAGCCTGCTCGGCAGCCGCGCCGACAAGCTGCTGGGCGACGGCTGGCAGCAATACCTCAAACCCGAGCTGCAACGCCAGGAGCTCGACGAGGCGTTTCGCATCTCTGTGCCCATCATGGTGCCAGGCATGGCCCGCAACTGGGCCATCATTGTCACCCTGCCCTACCAGGTAGTGCTGGCGGGGGCCGACGAGCTGGAGAGCCAGCTCACCGAGATGAACCGGGCCGCCATGACCCAGCAGCTCATCGGTGCCCTCATCGTGCTGGCGCTGGCCCTGGCCACCATGCTGGCGATCGCCCGCAGCATCACGGGCCCCATCCGCCAGATGGTCAGCCTGGTGGATGACATCGCCGATGGCGAGGGGGATCTCACCAAGCGCCTGAACACCCGTGCCCAGGACGAGCTGGGGGCACTGGCCCGCGGCATCAACCGCTTCATCGACAAGTTGCAGGTGCTGCTCGGTGACGTACAGAAAACCGCCAGCGAGGTCCATCGCCACGCCGGGGATACCGACCGCATCGCCGGCCAGACCGACAGCAACCTGCAGCATCACCAGGCGGAGATGGAGCAGATGCTGACCGCGGTGCAGGAGATGTCCTACGTCAGCCAGGAGGTGGCCACCCACGCCAACAACACCGCCGACTCGGCCAAGCAGGCACAGGGCGCGGCGGATCAGGGCAAGGTACGCTTCCAGCAGGTGATCCAGTCCATGCACAAGGTGGCGGCCGAGGCGGGCAAGGGGGCCGAGGTGGTCGAGGGGCTGGCCCACGACAGCGAGCAGATAACCAGCATCCTCACCGTCATTCAGGGCATCGCCGATCAGACCAACCTGCTGGCGCTGAACGCCGCCATCGAGGCGGCCCGGGCCGGCGAGCAGGGGCGCGGCTTTGCGGTGGTGGCCGACGAGGTGCGCAAGCTGGCGGGCAACACCCAACAGGCGGTGCAAAACACCCAGGAGCTGATCGAGAAGATCCGCCACAGCTCGGCAAACGCGGTCAACGCCATCCAGCAGAGCCAGCAGTTGACCCATCAGGCGGTGGGCGAGGCCGATCTGGCGGAGGCGGCCCTCGACAGTATCTTCCAGGCCATCGCCACCATCAACGACATGACCTATCAGATAGCCTCCGCCGCCGAGGAGCAGAGCTCGGTTTCCGAGACGGTCTCAGGCAACCTGTCAAAAACCAACGCACTGGCCAACGACATAGCCCAGGATGCCACCAATACGGCGAAAGCCAGCCAGGCCTTGCGCCAGGCGGCCGAACGTTTGCAGCAGTTGCTGGGGCAATTTCGTCTCAGCTGA
- a CDS encoding LysM-like peptidoglycan-binding domain-containing protein, whose translation MPTPDRRPRGHNRRAQQRRQDESQGTLLHRINAATLPLRQRLGQGLSGLGQRNKEPKTASFKLASPLPRKHTIGLLVLVPLWLLLLAWEPAPAAPKAAPSGSLAVPLAVPTQALTVGNGAASSAPAAAKPVEEKVDGTWLQHEVQAGETLYSIWRKFELPGAELSRLIAIEGPDRPLTRLQSGKSVFILVDTGRRIQRVEIRSFGQANYRYDRQGEGFALKE comes from the coding sequence GTGCCCACCCCGGACCGTCGCCCACGTGGCCATAACAGACGAGCCCAGCAGCGTCGCCAAGACGAATCACAAGGAACCCTGCTCCATCGTATCAATGCCGCTACCCTGCCCCTGCGTCAACGCCTTGGCCAGGGATTGAGCGGCCTTGGTCAGCGCAACAAGGAGCCGAAGACGGCTTCATTCAAGCTGGCGAGCCCGCTGCCGCGCAAGCACACCATAGGCCTGCTGGTGCTGGTGCCTCTCTGGCTGTTGCTGCTGGCCTGGGAACCCGCCCCCGCCGCCCCCAAGGCGGCGCCTTCCGGTTCGCTCGCCGTGCCGCTGGCCGTGCCGACCCAGGCGCTGACCGTGGGCAACGGGGCCGCAAGCAGTGCGCCGGCCGCGGCCAAACCGGTCGAGGAGAAAGTCGATGGCACCTGGCTGCAACACGAGGTGCAGGCTGGCGAGACCCTCTACTCCATCTGGCGCAAGTTTGAACTGCCCGGGGCCGAGCTGAGCCGCCTGATCGCCATAGAGGGGCCAGACAGGCCGCTGACCAGGCTGCAATCGGGCAAGTCGGTGTTCATCCTGGTGGACACAGGCCGCCGCATCCAGCGCGTCGAGATCCGCTCCTTCGGTCAGGCAAACTACCGCTACGACCGACAGGGTGAAGGGTTCGCCCTCAAGGAGTGA
- a CDS encoding cold-shock protein: MSDIRTGQVKWFNETKGFGFIEQSQGPDVFVHFSSIQSTGFKTLAEGQKVQFTVTQGKKGPQAENVTLL, from the coding sequence ATGTCTGACATTCGCACCGGCCAAGTAAAATGGTTCAACGAAACCAAGGGTTTTGGCTTCATCGAGCAATCCCAGGGACCGGACGTTTTCGTTCACTTCTCCTCCATCCAGAGCACTGGTTTCAAGACCCTGGCTGAAGGTCAAAAAGTCCAGTTCACCGTGACCCAGGGCAAGAAAGGCCCGCAGGCTGAGAACGTGACTCTGCTCTAA
- the orn gene encoding oligoribonuclease, with protein MTVSAQNLVWIDMEMTGLDPEENVVLEIATIITDKDLNVLAQGPVIAIHQSDEELAKMDDWNVNTHTKSGLVARVKASEHDEARAVAETLDFIRQWVPERTSPLCGNSIGQDRRFMVKHMSELEAFFHYRNVDVSTIKELVRRWQPELLEKFTKSGSHQALDDIRESIAELQFYRSHVFKI; from the coding sequence ATGACAGTCAGCGCGCAGAACCTGGTATGGATCGACATGGAGATGACGGGGCTGGACCCCGAAGAGAACGTGGTTCTGGAGATTGCCACCATCATCACCGACAAGGATCTGAACGTGCTGGCACAGGGGCCCGTCATCGCCATTCACCAGAGCGATGAAGAGCTGGCCAAGATGGACGACTGGAACGTCAACACCCACACCAAGAGCGGGCTGGTGGCCCGGGTCAAGGCGAGCGAGCACGACGAAGCCCGCGCCGTGGCCGAGACCCTCGACTTCATCCGCCAGTGGGTGCCCGAGCGCACCAGCCCCCTGTGCGGCAACAGCATAGGCCAGGATCGCCGCTTCATGGTCAAGCACATGAGCGAGCTGGAGGCCTTCTTCCACTACCGCAACGTCGACGTCAGCACCATCAAGGAGCTGGTGCGCCGCTGGCAGCCGGAGCTGCTGGAAAAGTTCACCAAGAGCGGTTCCCACCAGGCGCTGGACGACATCCGCGAGTCCATCGCCGAACTGCAGTTCTACCGCAGCCACGTCTTCAAAATCTGA
- the rsgA gene encoding small ribosomal subunit biogenesis GTPase RsgA, translating to MAKKAKLNLGQQRRVQANRERRLQKDHTTVVDDTLFGPAIEGVVISRFGQHADVEAVDGTIHRSNLRRSSINSLVCGDKVVWRPGLNAATAGVIEAVHPRHSVLTRPDFYDGVKPIAANIDQIVIVSAVMPEFSTNIVDRYLVAAEDVEIAPLIVLNKVDMLDEAARTRVEGQLAAYRKLGYPVILVSCESGEGLDALKAALTDKISIFVGQSGVGKSSLTNALMPGLGVLTGEISENSGLGTHTTTTARLYHFPSGGDLIDSPGIREFALWHLEADRITWCFVEFRDYLGSCKFRDCTHKDDPGCALRAAVSSGAISPDRFHNYHRILETMQEARHGRQQARL from the coding sequence GTGGCAAAGAAAGCAAAACTCAATCTGGGTCAACAGAGGCGCGTTCAGGCCAACCGCGAGCGGCGGCTGCAAAAAGATCACACCACAGTGGTGGATGACACCCTGTTCGGCCCGGCCATCGAAGGGGTGGTGATCAGCCGCTTCGGCCAGCACGCGGACGTGGAAGCCGTCGACGGCACCATACACCGCAGCAACCTGCGTCGCAGCAGCATCAACAGCCTGGTGTGCGGTGACAAGGTGGTCTGGCGTCCCGGCCTCAATGCCGCGACCGCCGGGGTCATCGAGGCGGTGCATCCCCGTCACTCCGTATTGACCCGGCCGGACTTCTACGACGGGGTCAAACCCATCGCCGCCAACATAGACCAGATAGTCATCGTCTCGGCGGTGATGCCCGAGTTCTCCACCAACATCGTCGACCGCTATCTGGTGGCCGCCGAGGATGTGGAAATAGCCCCCCTCATAGTGCTGAACAAGGTCGACATGCTGGACGAGGCGGCCCGCACCCGGGTCGAGGGCCAGCTCGCCGCCTACCGCAAGCTCGGCTACCCGGTGATCCTGGTGAGCTGCGAGAGCGGCGAGGGGCTGGATGCGCTCAAGGCCGCACTGACCGACAAGATCAGCATCTTCGTCGGCCAGTCCGGGGTGGGCAAGTCGTCCCTGACCAACGCCCTGATGCCAGGGCTCGGCGTACTCACCGGCGAGATCTCCGAAAACTCGGGGCTGGGTACCCACACCACCACCACGGCGCGGCTCTATCACTTCCCGAGCGGCGGCGATCTCATCGACTCCCCCGGTATCCGCGAGTTCGCTCTCTGGCACCTGGAGGCCGATCGCATCACCTGGTGTTTCGTGGAGTTTCGCGACTACCTCGGCAGTTGCAAGTTCCGTGACTGCACCCACAAGGACGATCCCGGCTGCGCCCTGCGGGCGGCGGTCAGCAGTGGCGCCATCAGTCCTGACCGCTTCCACAACTATCACCGCATCCTGGAAACCATGCAGGAAGCCCGCCACGGTCGGCAACAAGCCCGGCTGTGA
- the asd gene encoding archaetidylserine decarboxylase (Phosphatidylserine decarboxylase is synthesized as a single chain precursor. Generation of the pyruvoyl active site from a Ser is coupled to cleavage of a Gly-Ser bond between the larger (beta) and smaller (alpha chains). It is an integral membrane protein.), with protein MSITDNLKIAGQYCLPKHALSRLVGKLAAAEAGNLTTRVIEAFIKQYGVDMSEALHEDPAHYASFNAFFTRELKPGIRPLVEDAMTLALPVDGTVSQLGPIHQGRIIQAKGHDYSARELLGGFEDLVAPFKDGDFATIYLAPKDYHRIHMPLDGVLESMVFVPGDLFSVNPLTAENVPNLFARNERVVATFRTPHGPMALVLVGATIVASIETIWAGNIAPTKQKEVVRWDYTGDEAITLQKGAEMGLFKLGSTVVCLFGPGMLAGFEPHLANGVTTRMGQPFAKLADQA; from the coding sequence ATGAGCATCACTGACAACCTGAAAATTGCCGGTCAATACTGCCTGCCCAAACACGCCCTCTCCCGCCTGGTTGGCAAGCTTGCCGCCGCCGAGGCTGGCAACCTCACCACCCGGGTGATCGAGGCCTTTATCAAGCAGTACGGCGTCGACATGAGCGAGGCTCTGCACGAAGATCCGGCCCACTACGCGAGCTTCAACGCCTTCTTCACCCGCGAGCTCAAGCCGGGGATCCGTCCGCTGGTCGAAGATGCCATGACCCTGGCCCTGCCGGTGGACGGCACCGTCAGCCAGCTCGGCCCCATCCATCAGGGCCGGATCATCCAGGCCAAGGGCCACGACTACAGCGCCCGCGAGCTGCTGGGCGGCTTCGAGGATCTGGTGGCGCCGTTCAAGGATGGCGACTTTGCCACCATCTATCTGGCGCCCAAGGATTACCATCGCATCCACATGCCGCTGGACGGCGTGCTGGAGAGCATGGTGTTCGTGCCGGGGGATCTCTTCTCCGTCAACCCGCTCACTGCCGAAAACGTGCCCAACCTCTTTGCCCGCAACGAGCGGGTGGTCGCCACCTTCCGCACCCCCCACGGCCCCATGGCGCTGGTGCTGGTTGGTGCCACTATCGTCGCCAGCATCGAGACCATCTGGGCGGGCAACATAGCGCCGACCAAGCAGAAGGAAGTGGTGCGCTGGGATTACACCGGCGACGAAGCCATCACCTTGCAAAAAGGCGCCGAGATGGGGCTGTTCAAGCTCGGCAGCACAGTCGTCTGCCTGTTTGGCCCCGGCATGCTGGCCGGTTTCGAACCCCATCTGGCCAACGGTGTCACCACCCGCATGGGCCAGCCCTTTGCCAAGCTGGCGGACCAGGCATGA
- a CDS encoding VF530 family protein: MSDQSKPAQPGASQKNNPLHGLTLEAIVTALVEQYGWEALGQQINIRCFTEDPSVKSSLKFLRKTPWAREKVESLYLYVQRKQAKQKEDPSGV, encoded by the coding sequence ATGAGTGACCAGTCCAAGCCTGCGCAGCCGGGCGCCTCGCAGAAAAACAATCCGCTGCACGGACTGACCCTGGAGGCGATCGTCACCGCCCTGGTCGAGCAATACGGCTGGGAAGCCCTGGGGCAGCAGATCAACATCCGCTGCTTCACCGAGGATCCCAGCGTCAAATCGAGCCTGAAGTTCCTGCGCAAGACCCCCTGGGCGCGAGAGAAGGTAGAGAGTCTCTATCTCTACGTTCAGCGCAAACAGGCCAAACAGAAGGAAGACCCCAGTGGCGTTTAA
- a CDS encoding DUF2960 domain-containing protein codes for MAFKITYTYKKQAKEIGYANDKFNSIYDAIAAAEGLDLSSFHAMEAQLAQVCRRDKKSVKDYRENYFKELGFSNVVIERDTLEDKQE; via the coding sequence GTGGCGTTTAAGATTACCTACACCTACAAGAAGCAGGCCAAAGAGATAGGCTACGCCAACGACAAGTTCAACAGCATCTACGACGCCATCGCCGCGGCCGAGGGGCTGGATCTCTCCAGCTTCCACGCCATGGAGGCCCAGCTGGCCCAGGTGTGCCGCCGCGACAAGAAGAGCGTGAAGGACTACAGAGAGAACTACTTCAAGGAGCTGGGCTTCTCCAACGTCGTGATCGAACGGGATACTCTCGAAGACAAGCAGGAGTAA
- a CDS encoding putative bifunctional diguanylate cyclase/phosphodiesterase, with product MNSSLSLALLQQIIDQLPMNIFCRDTAGRYLFANKAFAREAGLPQPSDLIGKTDAEMPWGDQFREEDGRLLAEGKPLLHQQLHCHGGGGANWMEIHKVPLYDEQGDPLALFAMVSAIDQRKELEQTFRQQQLLQRRLLDAIPDLIRLEDHQGVLIDCNQAFLDFMGLTASDALGRRVPPRLPVEQTLGQGEYCVVDAQGKGRHLEVTRVEVPDDEGNALGILTLSRDITGLRTTQAQLQQEQHYDSLTGLLKLSHFLQTSRHLGARKASLLLVDLQHFREINDRFGIRVADRLLSQVARRLQRLAPPQSLLCRVAADDFALLLPELPLSLDEWSRNLQQELMAPYQVEEHRIQIPVFLGIAHGKAKEAERLLSHAEAALAQGKRQQQHCTLFDPELDAKLKRRQLIAAQLPLAIRSAELTAVYQPIICTHSNRLHGAELLCRWPHPEFGMISPDEFIPLAEELGLIGQLGQLMLELGCAQLARWQVAAPDLVLSINLSPLQFRDPELCPQIFDCIERHGLAPWQLELEITEGVLMENADEIESNLACLIEAGFQLAIDDFGTGYCSLAYLPRLQVATLKLDRSFTQGLASNQATTAIVRSVIGLGHELGIRITAEGVETVEQQAWLAQAGCDRLQGYLFSRPLPPAEFARIYQLPD from the coding sequence GTGAATTCTTCGCTCTCCCTGGCGCTGCTGCAGCAGATCATCGACCAGTTACCCATGAATATCTTCTGCCGGGATACGGCCGGACGGTACTTGTTTGCCAACAAGGCTTTTGCCCGGGAGGCAGGGCTGCCACAGCCGAGCGACCTCATCGGCAAGACGGATGCCGAAATGCCCTGGGGCGATCAGTTCCGTGAAGAGGACGGGCGCCTGCTGGCCGAAGGCAAACCCCTGCTGCACCAGCAATTGCACTGCCACGGCGGCGGCGGCGCCAACTGGATGGAGATCCACAAGGTGCCGCTCTATGACGAGCAGGGCGACCCTCTCGCCCTCTTCGCCATGGTCAGCGCCATCGACCAGCGCAAGGAGCTGGAGCAGACCTTCCGCCAGCAGCAGCTGCTGCAACGCCGCTTGCTGGATGCCATCCCGGATCTCATTCGCCTCGAAGATCACCAGGGCGTACTCATCGACTGCAATCAGGCCTTTCTCGACTTCATGGGTCTGACAGCAAGCGACGCTTTGGGTCGGCGAGTGCCCCCCCGTCTGCCCGTCGAACAGACCCTGGGACAGGGGGAATATTGCGTGGTGGATGCCCAGGGCAAGGGCCGCCACCTGGAGGTCACCCGGGTCGAGGTACCGGACGACGAGGGCAACGCCCTCGGCATTCTCACCCTGAGCCGTGACATCACCGGGCTGCGCACCACCCAGGCCCAGCTGCAACAGGAGCAGCACTACGACAGCCTCACCGGCCTGCTCAAGCTCTCCCACTTCCTGCAGACCAGCCGCCACCTCGGTGCCCGCAAGGCCAGCCTGCTGCTGGTGGATCTGCAACATTTTCGCGAGATCAACGATCGCTTCGGCATCCGGGTCGCCGACCGCCTGCTCAGCCAGGTGGCACGCCGCCTGCAACGGCTGGCGCCACCCCAGTCCCTGCTCTGCCGGGTCGCCGCCGATGACTTCGCCCTGCTGCTGCCCGAGCTTCCCCTCTCCCTGGATGAGTGGAGCCGCAACCTGCAACAGGAGCTGATGGCCCCCTACCAGGTCGAGGAGCACAGGATCCAGATCCCGGTCTTCCTCGGCATCGCCCACGGCAAGGCCAAGGAGGCCGAGCGCCTGCTGAGCCACGCGGAGGCCGCCCTGGCCCAGGGCAAGCGCCAGCAGCAGCACTGCACCCTGTTTGACCCCGAGCTGGACGCCAAGCTCAAACGCCGTCAGCTCATCGCAGCCCAGTTGCCGCTGGCCATCAGGTCGGCCGAGCTGACCGCCGTCTACCAGCCCATCATCTGCACCCACAGCAACCGGCTGCACGGGGCTGAGCTGCTCTGCCGCTGGCCTCACCCGGAATTCGGCATGATCTCCCCCGACGAGTTCATCCCCCTGGCGGAAGAGCTGGGCCTCATCGGCCAGCTCGGCCAGCTGATGCTGGAGCTGGGTTGTGCCCAGCTGGCCCGCTGGCAGGTAGCGGCCCCGGATCTGGTGCTCTCCATCAACCTGTCACCGCTGCAGTTCCGCGATCCCGAACTCTGCCCGCAGATCTTCGACTGCATCGAGCGCCACGGGCTGGCCCCCTGGCAGCTGGAGCTGGAGATTACCGAAGGGGTGCTGATGGAGAATGCCGACGAGATAGAGAGCAACCTGGCCTGCCTCATCGAGGCAGGCTTCCAGCTCGCCATCGACGACTTCGGCACAGGTTACTGCTCCCTGGCCTACCTGCCCAGGCTGCAGGTGGCCACCCTCAAGCTCGACAGAAGCTTCACCCAGGGGCTGGCCAGCAACCAGGCTACCACCGCCATAGTGCGCTCCGTCATCGGGCTCGGCCATGAACTCGGCATCAGGATCACCGCCGAAGGGGTGGAAACCGTGGAGCAGCAGGCCTGGCTGGCACAGGCGGGCTGCGATCGCCTGCAGGGTTACCTGTTCAGCCGCCCCCTGCCCCCCGCCGAGTTTGCCCGCATCTACCAGTTGCCCGACTGA
- the rraB gene encoding ribonuclease E inhibitor RraB: MQEWRDETTAIVNELLADGSNPSLDYEIEHHFACQDFDLLEKAAVDLFKAGFEVTDAEEMELDDGATIFCFDATVECKLDIETIVADIEKMLPILEKYGVDYDGWGTYFQE; encoded by the coding sequence ATGCAAGAGTGGCGCGACGAGACCACCGCCATCGTCAACGAGCTGCTGGCCGATGGCAGCAACCCGAGCCTGGACTACGAGATTGAGCACCACTTTGCCTGCCAGGACTTCGATCTGCTGGAGAAGGCGGCGGTCGACCTGTTCAAGGCCGGTTTTGAAGTGACAGATGCCGAGGAGATGGAGCTGGACGACGGCGCCACCATCTTCTGCTTCGATGCCACTGTGGAGTGCAAGCTGGATATCGAGACCATCGTCGCCGACATCGAGAAAATGCTGCCGATCCTCGAAAAATACGGCGTGGACTACGATGGCTGGGGTACCTACTTCCAGGAGTAA